A stretch of the Lolium perenne isolate Kyuss_39 chromosome 3, Kyuss_2.0, whole genome shotgun sequence genome encodes the following:
- the LOC127338381 gene encoding uncharacterized protein, which produces MQGLADDEGSLATAPSSPTRPRHICSGRDGDHDEDGAGIHYFFSCPASPVHYILRSPPASCASVHYAPSTDGDFCTAAGDFEFAARDRGVGAAGAGATMCSAEELFVSGRIRVGCLSPILQETDRGEQMEEVGVDGRSPRHRRARSASPPRSPRLDKNAAPSGCFASDSSSSSSSSSSKTIRRRISLRDLLGRTCSDPSVRPPPPPITNGAERSGSWLPSIWPSRSRKALPCPAPLPARRSTSSVKKALGGAGYQDAPPRRTTSLPYRQGLVLGCLGLGARSYGLAKSMHPLSTR; this is translated from the coding sequence ATGCAGGGcctcgccgacgacgagggcagcctcGCCACCGCGCCCAGCAGCCCTACGCGGCCGCGCCACATCTGCTCCGGCCGAGACGGTGACCACGACGAAGACGGTGCAGGCATCCACTACTTCTTCAGCTGCCCGGCCAGCCCCGTGCACTACATCCTCCGCTCGCCGCCAGCGTCCTGCGCGTCGGTCCACTACGCTCCCTCCACCGACGGAGACTTCTGCACGGCCGCCGGCGACTTCGAGTTCGCCGCGCGCGACCGCGGCGTCGGCGCCGCTGGCGCCGGCGCCACCATGTGCTCCGCCGAGGAGCTCTTCGTTTCCGGCCGCATCCGCGTCGGCTGCCTCTCCCCCATCCTCCAAGAAACCGATCGCGGTGAGCAGATGGAGGAGGTCGGCGTCGACGGCCGGTCACCACGGCATCGCCGGGCCAGGTCGGCGTCGCCGCCCCGGAGCCCCCGGCTCGACAAGAACGCGGCGCCTTCCGGCTGCTTCGCGTCAGATtcgtcttcgtcctcctcctcgtcctcttccAAGACCATCCGGCGGAGGATATCGCTGCGGGACCTCCTCGGCCGCACCTGCAGCGACCCCTCGgtgaggccgccgccgccacctatcACCAACGGTGCCGAGAGGTCAGGCTCCTGGCTGCCTTCCATATGGCCGTCGCGGTCAAGGAAAGCCCTTCCCTGCCCAGCGCCGCTGCCTGCGCGCCGATCCACGTCGTCGGTCAAGAAGGCGCTGGGCGGTGCGGGGTATCAGGACGCGCCGCCGCGGCGCACGACGTCTCTGCCGTACCGGCAGGGCCTGGTCCTTGGATGCCTGGGTTTAGGAGCGCGGAGCTACGGACTCGCTAAATCCATGCACCCGCTCTCCACCCGGTGA
- the LOC127342281 gene encoding replication protein A 14 kDa subunit: MDTSVPSPFVNGETLKMFVGRRVRTVVQVQRNESGVLAVQSTDGHQLTIRGAPGAPEAPHYIEVIGIPDSNQSIRAESWTDFGENFDPVPFNGLCKLASDKYKYLFL, encoded by the exons ATGGATACTTCAGTTCCTTCACCATTTGTCAATGGAGAGACTCTGAAGATGTTTGTTGGGCGAAGGGTGCGCACAGTGGTTCAAGTCCAACGCAATGAAAGTGGAGTTCTTGCCGTCCAGTCCACTGATGGGCATCAGTTGACCATCAGAGGTGCTCCTGGTGCCCCTGAAGCACCGCACTATATAGAGGTTATTGGAATCCCTGACAGCAACCAGTCCATCCGCGCTGAAAGTTGGACAGATTTTGGTGAAAACTTCG ATCCTGTGCCATTCAATGGACTGTGCAAGCTTGCGAGCGACAAGTACAAGTACCTGTTCCTGTAG